The Penicillium oxalicum strain HP7-1 chromosome VI, whole genome shotgun sequence genome window below encodes:
- a CDS encoding Mannitol-1-phosphate 5-dehydrogenase: MGMKAVHFGGGNIGRGFVAEFLHTAGYEVVFVDVMDKIINELQNTKSYQVTEVSEEGETTKTITNYRAINSKTHEQDVIQEISTADVVTCAVGPNILKFIAPVIAKGIDIRSTPKPLAVIACENAIGATDTLRGHIESHTDSERLKTMGERAQYANSAIDRIVPAQPPNSGLNVRIEKFYEWAVEKTPFGSVGHPDIPAIHWVDNLEPYIERKLFTVNTSHATAAYYGRYAGKKTIAEAMQDSYIRGVVRDVLKETASLIVDKHGIDAQEQQDYVDTIVARISNPYLEDSVERVGRAPVRKLSRKERFIGPASQLAERGMKYDALLGSVEMALRFQNVPDDQESVELATILKENSPADATVQLTGLERTHPLFAAVVKVVDQVQSEAKYAFCLPISIASTAAPFANLSRPLQGNRSTPHLDVARPMVRIIL; the protein is encoded by the coding sequence ATGGGCATGAAGGCAGTTCACTTCGGCGGTGGTAACATCGGCCGTGGCTTTGTGGCCGAGTTCCTCCACACGGCCGGTTATGAGGTAGTGTTTGTTGATGTCATggacaagatcatcaatgAACTGCAAAATACCAAGTCCTACCAGGTCACCGAGGTCAGTGAGGAGGGCGAGAccaccaagaccatcaccaacTATCGTGCCATCAACTCCAAGACCCATGAGCAAGACGTCATCCAGGAGATCTCCACCGCCGACGTTGTCACCTGTGCCGTGGGCCCCAATATCCTCAAGTTCATCGCTCCCGTCATTGCCAAGGGTATCGACATCCGCTCCACTCCCAAGCCACTGGCTGTGATTGCCTGTGAGAACGCCATCGGTGCCACCGACACCCTGCGCGGTCACATCGAGTCCCACACGGATTCGGAGCGTTTGAAGACCATGGGTGAGCGTGCGCAGTATGCCAACTCGGCCATTGACCGCATCGTCCCCGCTCAGCCCCCCAACAGCGGCCTCAACGTGCGCATTGAGAAGTTCTATGAGTGGGCCGTCGAGAAGACACCCTTTGGCAGTGTGGGTCACCCCGACATCCCGGCCATCCACTGGGTCGACAACCTGGAGCCCTACATTGAGCGCAAGCTGTTCACTGTCAACACCAGCCACGCCACAGCCGCCTACTACGGTCGCTACGCGGGCAAGAAGaccatcgccgaggccatgcaAGACTCGTACATCCGCGGGGTCGTTCGTGATGTGCTCAAGGAGACCGCCTCCTTGATCGTCGACAAGCACGGTATTGACGCCCAGGAGCAGCAAGACTACGTCGACACCATCGTGGCTCGAATCTCCAACCCCTACCTGGAGGACAGCGTCGAGCGTGTCGGTCGTGCCCCCGTGCGCAAGCTGAGCCGCAAGGAGCGCTTCATCGGACCAGCTTCCCAGTTGGCGGAGCGAGGCATGAAGTACGACGCGCTACTGGGGTCCGTGGAGATGGCTCTTCGTTTCCAAAACGTCCCGGATGACCAGGAGAGCGTCGAGTTGGCCACCATTCTCAAGGAGAACTCGCCCGCCGACGCCACGGTCCAGTTGACTGGACTGGAACGCACCCACCCCTTGTTCGCAGCCGTTGTCAAGGTCGTGGACCAAGTACAATCTGAAGCCAAGTATGCGTTTTGTCTCCCGATTTCCATCGCCTCCACCGCGGCGCCATTTGCTAACCTTTCTCGTCCTCTACAGGGAAACCGGTCAACCCCGCATCTAGATGTGGCTCGCCCGATGGTGCGGATTATTCTTTGA